AATGATAGCTGCAACGTTACGAATTTGAATTACTTTAAGAGCAGTTGCGGTATCTTCTTCAGACAAAGTACCTGCTTTCCAGCCATCAACAAGAGCGGTTTGCTCTACTGTTGTTAGTTTCATTTCAGCCACTAGATCTTCATAAGTATAGCGGTCAAATGAAAGGTTAAATGCAGCAATACGACCTTCACTATCAACAGGAGCCGGTGCTGGGACCTCAGGCACTTCTGGTAGATAGTTGTTCGTTGTTGTCTCGTCATTACAACCCATTAACATAGTTGCAGAGATAGCTAGAGCAAGAGTACTTTTTAATATTTTCATAGTGTTACACTCAATAAGATGATGAAGAACAGAAGTTCGCGCATCTTACGGTATAGGATACACCAGATAAAGTGACTTCAGTCACGATAATGCAATGTAGGATTAATCGATTGCATTAAATTTTGTGATTTGGTGACATCATGCGAATTACCACAAAATATCAAGTGTAACCTTATGCATATTGAGTGGTAAAAAATGCACTCATAAAAAGTGCATTTACTGTGTTACATAGCTGCTATTCGCTTCGCTGATTGCCTAGCCTTTAACATCTCTTGTGAGCTTTCGATTTCTAACATTTTATCTTCAGCATCTTCATCGCTCATTTTAATAAGTGTTTTAGCTGCATGGTAGGGAGTTGTTTGTTCAAGTTGAGTGATATCGTAACCTAATTCATCAAGCAGCCATGTTGCAGCCCCTCCGGTGGAATAAAAGATCCCCCATCGGAAGAACATCTTTGCAGTTTTAGCATCGAAGTTATCAACGTGTGGATCAATACCAGAAACAAAATTATCATCATTATTTTTATGGGCATATTTACCAATCATGGTCTCTACATACTGTGCTGTTCCTTCCCCCCTTTCTTGGCATAGCCCCATGTTTTTAGCCATTTTTTCAGGAGTATCATCAACACGCATTTCATCATATTTTAAAGCGACATAACGTTTTAGTAATTCAGTTGCTTCGGCTTTGGATAATTTTGTTGGTAAACCTTTAAAAAGATCTAATTGAGCAACTTGTCTAACCAATATATTTTCTTTGAAAGGGTATTTTGAGTTATATTCAGAATCTAGGTATTGAGCGCACCATGGTAAACTCTTGAATTTATTTACTTGATAAGAATGAAATACTTCATGTACGGCAAGTTTACTAAAACTTAGTTGAGAATTAGTTACCATAGTATCTTGAATGCTATAATTTTGAGCGTAATATTTGTCACCATTGATTATATAATCAAAATAATATCCGACAGTTCCTATTTTATCGTTTGCCGTATGCATTTGTGCCTCATATTTATAGATGTTCAAACCTAAGCTTTCGTTTAAACCTAACTTCTGAGCACTATCAATTTTAGATTTTGGATTAATAATAAAGGCTGTTTCAGGGTTACCTTGTGAATCTACTCTGACCATATAATGAGGCTCTGACTTATAGTCAAAGCCTTTCCATATTTGGCTTTTTTCCAGATAATCCATAGACTTTTTGATATCAAGAATCATTCTTTCATCGACTTGATTAGCAAGTTCAGTATCCCCTACGTTAGGAGTGGTAGGAGTGGTAGGAGTGGTAGGAGTGGTAGGAGTGGTAGGAGTTTTTGAGTTGTCAGAGTTGCAACCTAAAATAACGGAACAAGCTAAAGTGACGGTGGTTATATATTTCATAGTAAACTCATTTTGATAATATTTAATTGGTCATTAAGTTTGAGAAGATATTATCAACAAAGTTCGATTAGCTACGTAAGTGAATGTAAGCTGTGTTATTAGTGATGTAAATAATTAAATTAATATATTCATAATATTATAGCTGTTAATAAAAAAGCCTCTTAATAAGAGGCTTTGAATCAAAGTAATAATTATTTAGATAAATCCAAATCTACGCGTATTGCTCCACAGTCATTACCCAATTTTTCTTTTGCTGTTCGAAGTTCATTTTTATTTGTTGGTAACGAACTTTAAGTAATGAGTGTTCATATTTTTTCACGACATCTTCACGCTTACTTTCTAAAAGCTGTTTTTTAACGGCGTAATACTCATTCATATTGGATACTAGAGCATCAAACTCTAACTGAAGTTTTTCTGAAATTTGTTGTTTGTCTGCTCGGTGCATGATTTTTTCTTGAGTCACTTTGAGCAACATGGATGCTTCAGCTTTCTCGATTCTAGCTTGAGGAGTCACTCGCAATTTTGTCGCAAGCCCAAACCATGAAGATAGTTTGATGACCCATTTTGTTGGATCATATTGCCACCAATAAATACCATTTCGGTAATCGTTCTCGAAGATATGGTGAAAATTATGGTAGCCCTCACCAAAAGTTAAGAATGCAAGAATCCCGTTATCTCTAGCTGTATTTTTATCCGTAAAAGGTTGGCTACCCCAGATATGAGCTAAAGAGTTGATAAAGAAAGTTGTATGGTGGTTTAGTACTAAACGTACAGCGCCAACGATGAGAAGCATGCCAATCACGTCGCCATGAATAATGCCTAAACCAATAGGAACACCAAAGTTCATGATTAGTGCGAGCGGTACATAATATTTATGCTGCCACATTAGAACTTTGTCTTTCTTCAAGTCACGGCAGTTAGCGTAATCATCTGTTGCTGCTGTCTTGTAGTTACGTAACATCCAACCAATGTGTGAATACCAAAACCCACGCTTTGCTGAATAAGGGTCTTTATCATTGTTATCAACATGCTTGTGATGAACTCGGTGATCAGAAGACCAATGCAATGCACTGTTCTGCAGAGCAAATGCGCCTCCTAAGGCAAATAGGAATCGTAAGCTTGAATGTGCTTCAAATGCTTTATGAGACCACAAACGGTGGTAACCCGTGGTGATGGAAAGGTTACAGAAGCTAAAGCATATCGCGAGCCATATCCAGTGCTCCATGCCGTAGCCATTAAAGTAGCCGTAGATAGGCGCAGCAACCACAGCAAGCAACATGCTGAAAGAGAAAATAAAAATGTTAAGCCAAATTAGCGGCGGCCTTTCCGTTGGTTGTGTTTGAGTAGGTTTCATACTAAATTCCATTGAGCTTACAACTGTTCGCTAGAATATCAGCGTACACGTGTAAGTCAATATTGAAATTGTAAACTGTGATTAGTATGTTTTGCTTCAAATACCTGTATAGTTAGTATTAAATGTAGAATGAAGCAATAAATGGAAGTAGTAAGGGCTAATAAATGGAAATTAGAGTAGCTGAATATAAAGATTACGAGCGAATTGCACAGTTACACGCAGACAGTTGGAAAAAGTATTACCGCGGTATTTTGGCTGATGAATACCTAGATAATGATGTATTGGATGATCGATCAGTCATTTGGCAAACACGTTTAATAAACCCACCTTTTAATCAACATGTACTGTTGTTAGAAGAGGGAGGTTTACTGATTGGCTTTGTATGCGCATTTGGAAATCACAGCTTTGAGCGTGGAACGTTTATTGATGCGTTGCATGTTGATAGTAACTTCCGTGGCAGAGGGGCTGGGAAACGCCTTTTAGCTGAATTAACAGATTGGCTACAACATTACTTTAATGATTCAGGTTTGTATTTAGAAGTGATGTCTGCGAATACGCAAGCGGTTGATTTTTACCAATCTATTGGCGGAAAAGAAGAGTTAGAACAAGTTTGGAATGCACCTTGTGGAAGCCAAGTAAATGAGAAAGTGTATTCATGGGCTTCACCGAGTGACTTAGCGGTTAAAACCAAGCAGGTTGAGTTTTCAGAATAAATTAAGTTGCTGAGCTAATACCAACTTACGGAATGGTAATTCACTAAACAGCAACTCATTAAATCACAGTACACAATGATAAAAAGCCCCGCGAAACTGAATAAGTTTGCGGGGCTTTATTATTTGAATCCGGAAAGAACTTAAAAAATTAACTTATCGTTTGTTCTTTAAGTAACGCTTACGACGTTCTTCTTTCTTCTTGATTTGTTGTTCAGCTTTTAGCGCAGCAGCTTTTTCAACTTCAACCAATTCATGAGTAATCATCTCTGGCAGTTCAAGCGTGACTTTGCCTAAAGTACCGTTGCGAAGCTCATGAAGTAGAATTTCAGAACATTTGTGAATATCTATATGACCACCAGCACGAAGTGCGCCACGTTTACGGCCAATAGCTTCCATTAATTCAATGTCAGATTCTGGCAGATCTTCAATTTGGTAGCGTTCTTGAAGTAGGTGAGGGTATTGTTTTGCTAAATACTCGACTGTGTAAAATGCTACTTCATCGTACTCCATTGCCGTGTCTTTAACCGCGCCTGTTGCAGCTAAACGGAAGCCACTGTGCGGGTTTTCCACTTTAGGCCAAAGGATTCCTGGAGTATCGGAAAGGATTACGCCGTTCTGCAAATTGATACGTTGTTGGCGACGAGTTACCGCAGGTTGGTTACCAGTTACCGCAATCGTACGTCCAGCCAAACAGTTGATGATGGTCGATTTACCCACGTTAGGGATCCCCATAATCATTGTGCGAATGTTCTTGCCCATCTGTTCACGGTGTGGTGCTAGCTTACGAACTAGCTCCATAACGTGGTTGACTTCGTCTTTGTTGCTGGTGGTAATCGCAATCGCTTTAACGCCTTGCTCTTTCTCAAAGTGCTCAATCCACATTTGTGTTAATTCAGGATCAGCAAGATCGCGCTTATTCAGCACCTTAACAACAGGCTTATCGGCTTTGATATCCGCAATCATCGGGTTTTCAGAACTAAACGGAATACGCGCATCTAGTACTTCAATGATGACATCAATTTTTGGGATAACTTCTTCGATTTCTTTACGGGCTTTGTGCATGTGGCCCGGAAACCATTGAATAGACATAGAGATAAACCTTGATAAACATATTTGCTGCACATTGTAAGGCTTCAATAGAAGCTGTAAAGGCATATATCTTCGAGAGCTTCACTTTAGGGCAGAATGTTTAAAGCAGTGCAGGTGTTTGTTTATGCACCTGCACTTGTTGCTATGGGCAATTCTCAGCATTAGCTCAACGATTATAAGGATACACAATGATTATAAATATATAGAACTCAAATAAGCTGCAATATCGACCGCAGCAGCATTCATGGGTGCCAGTGATGGCGATATTCTTTATTGTGATTACTTCAGAGAGTGCAGGTTCATTGATGTCTTAAATCTATGATAATTTTCAGGCGTTCAAGACGGCATCATCGAGTTAATTGGGTATAAACTCCACTTGGTGGGGGAAACTTAAGAGATGGTATTGGGCTTATTATCCTAAAGTTTGTTGCTAGACAATGCCATTATTTCCTGTTGATCCGACTTACTGCTAGGCTAACTGACTTCGATAGTTAATGAATCTCGTAGTGAGCCTAATGACCATGTACAACAGGATAAATGCTGTCACTATACCAGTCAAAATTCAGGTCAATTGCTGTAACGTTTCTATATGAGACACCAATTTACCACATCTTTAGCACCTTAAAGCACAATGTGTGCCTGATGCCCAATAGCTCCCCCTATAGTATTAAATCAAAATACATACTTTCTAAGAGTACGTTTATCAATTTGTAATTCTTGTAGTGATTGAATTGTTCCGTCCAGTGATGTTTGTTGTATTTTAATGAGAATAATATTCATTTAATATTTCGCTAATTTTTATGAACTAAGCGATAGAGATTTATCTAATGAATAACTTCACAGTAGTAGTAGCCGCAATTGCTGGGCTCTTTGGTACTTTACCTGCTATTGCAATCGAAAATGTTGATGAGACGATGATTGTGCAGGCAGCCAGAGTAGATAAAGATATTAAAGATATTCCACAGAGTATGGATTTTCTGACGTCGGAAGATATGGAGACGCAGCGATATCGGACGGTTGCTGATGCTATAAAGTCGATTCCTAACATGTCGATGTCTGATATCGCCGGGGACTACAATTATGTTCAAGTACGCGGATTACCAAGAAATTTAGAGCAAGCCAATGTACCTATTTACGTTGATGGAGTGCCACAAACTAGCTTATATGGTCTGAACTTATCACTGGTCGATGTGGAGTCAATAGAGTTCCTAAGAGGACCTCAAGGAAACATATATGGTAGTAATGCCCGAGACGGTATTATCGTTATTACGACTAAAAAACCAGATAATGAATCCACTGCCCGAGTAAAGCTTAGCGTTGCTAATTATAATGAAAAGAGCGCTCAGGTTTTGGCATCGAGTGCACTCATTGAAGATCAACTTAGTGCGAAAATCGCAGTGAATCATCTAGAACGCGATGGCTTTGTCAAAAACACTCATTTAGGGAAGTCGGTGGATGACAAAAAACAAAATAATATCGCGATAAGTTTATATTGGACTCCAAGCGAAGATTGGTCCGCAACCTTGTATATGGACTACGGTGAAATTGACGGTGGCGCTTACCCATATGTGCCTGAGTCTTCAAAACCAAACCGCGGGGATGATCTTAAGACAGCGTTTGATGTAGAAGGTGTATTTGACCAAACATCAAAAGGGATGGCGTTAAACGTAGACTGGAATCTTACCCCTGAGTGGACACTAAGCTCTGTATCTGGGTATCGAAAGATTGATACGTTCGGTCGCTTTGACGCTGATTTAGCCGTTACAGCTGATGCCGCTTCAACCTTGGTTGACACTTGGATAAGAGAAAAAGATTACTTTCAAGAGGTGAGACTTGCCTCGACACCTAATGAACTGCCTATCGATTGGATTGTTGGCGCTGCATATTACAAAGTAACAGAAGACAACAACAATCAAGCGGCAATGAAAGAGTCTAATATGGCGTTGACAAAAACGGCCGGTGATTTTGAACGAGATACTTATACTGCTTACGTTGATGCGATTTGGCGTTTTACACCTACATGGTCATTAAACTTAGGTGCTCGTTATACAAAAGAGAATTATGAGATAGATTCCTCTTTCTACAATATGTTTCTAAATCCAGCTCAAACTCAAGATGATTACAAAACGGATTACTCAGAGTTCATGCCAAAAGTTGCGTTATCAAAAGATTTTGGACGGGATCACACGATCTATGCAAGCTACGGGGAAGGGCTTTTAAGTGGTGGTGGTAGTTGGATGGCTGAAGAAACCACTGCTGCTGGAGAGCGTTTGGGTTACGGAAAAACATACGCTCCGGAAACAAGCAAAGTCGTCGAAGTGGGTTATAAAAGTTATTGGCTTGATCGCACAGTAATGACCAATATAAACCTATTTGATGCCCGAGTGGAAAACTTCCAATACGCGTACCCTGATGCTGGTGGCAATACACGCATCGCAAGCATACAAGAAGTGCGTTCTCAAGGTATTGAAGGCTCTATTTCAGCCTTGTTAACGGATGCTTGGCAAGCGGCACTAAGATTTGGCTTTAATGACGCTAAGATTACCCAAGTGGATGGTTACACTGGCGCAAGTATGGCCGAAGGCAATCGAGTGCCGTATGCCCCTGAACATAATGTCCATTTTGAAACGACATATTTTGCTGATATTAACGATGATTGGAGTTTTACACCTTCTATGAGTATGGGGTACTTCGGAGAAGTGGCTCAAGATGGACGAGGTGAGAAGTTCCAGAAACCTTACTTGGTCGTGAATGCCAACCTTGATTTTTCATATCGAGATGATTATTCAATCCGACTGTGGGGGGCGAATTTAACCGATGAGCGCTATCAAACTTACTCTGTGAAATGGGGTAGCAGTAACTACAGTACCTATGGAGAGCCGTTAAGGTTTGGAGTGGATTTAGAAGCAAAATTCTAACCAAGTAAATTAATGAGTGTGCATACGCTTACTTGATTTCAGGCAGCATGTCATGTGCTGCCTTTCTCGTGTTAAAAAGGAATTATTATGCAGCAAGCCGATTCGCATCCCCTAAAATGGTTATTCAACCAATGTAAAGCTCAACAATGGATGCTTTGGTTGGCGATTCTATTTTCGTTGACCGCAGCTGTCCTTGCCCTCGGACCTTATTATGTTGTCTATTTAATTGTTGATAAATTGATAGCGGGCATAGGATGGGACCAGCTTTGGTCGTTATCGATTATTGCGCTTTCTATCATGGTTGCACGTTACTTATCTTTATTGATGTCAGTGTACTTGTCTCACCACTGTGCTTTTCAGATTCAATATAATATTAGGCGCTCGGCAATAAGTCGTCTTTCAAAAACAAGACTCGGTTTTTTTAGTCAAAAAAATAGCGGAGAGTTGAAAAAGAATCTGACGGAAGATATTGACCGTATCGAGGTATTCATTGCACATCAACTCCCTGATTTGGTGTCTTCTTTTATTATTCCGTTGGCGACGTTCATTTTGTTAATGGTGATTGACACCAGAATGGCGCTAATAGCATTAGTACCCATTCCCCTCGCTATCATATGTCAGGCTGTGTTGTTTAAAGACTATAAATCGAAGGCTGAGCAATATCATGAGTCCGTCGAAAAACTAAACAGTTCTGTGACAGAGTTTATTAGAGCCATGCCCGTTGTTCGTTTATTTGGTATTGGAGATCGTTCTTACAATCAGCTAGATAATGACATACAGAACCATAAGAAATACATCGAATCATGGACCAAAAGCGCGGGTTGGCCTTTCGCTTTATTCAAAATCGTTCTGAGTTCTGGACTTGTATTTCTTGTGCCTTCCGGCTTGTATTTTTGGTTTCAGGGTTCGCTGAGTGTTTCAAGCTTTTTGCTGTGCATTCTGCTCGGTGTAGGTATGTTAGAGCCGCTGTTTAATCTCACGTTATTGAGTACGTATCTTGGGCAAGTGTTTGAAGGTGTGGCGCGTTTAATCAAAATAGTAAATTTGCCTGAATTGGAGGGCATCGCGAGTCAACCCGAAATACGTCACCATGACATAGAATTTAACAGTGTCGACTTTTGTTATGAAGAGCAGCAACGAAAGGCGATCAGTAATGTGAGTTTCACGTTACCTTCAGGGAGTCTTACTGCCATCGTTGGTCCTTCTGGGGCGGGGAAAACCACCTTGGCTTCTCTGCTAGCGGGTTTCTGGCCTTTGACTGGTGGCGATATTTTGATTGGCGGACTTCTATTATCAAAGATGTCTGAAGCGAAGCGTATGGATACCATGGCTATGGTTTACCAAGACTCCTTTGTATTTACTCAGTCTGTATCTAGTAACCTTTCCATGGGTAAACATTATTCAATGGAGGCCATTGTTGCGGCGGCAAAAGCGGCGAATGCTCATGATTTTATCTGCCAGCTTCCAAATGGGTATGACACTGTGATTGGCCAAGATACACGACTCAGTGGTGGTCAAAAGCAAAGGTTATCGATTGCTCGTGCGATATTGAAAGATGCGCCAATCATCATTTTGGATGAGCCGACCTCTAATTCCGACGCCACCAATCAAAAGCTTATTCAAAACGCCTTGAACAAACTGATTGTAGGGAAAACAGTGATCATCATTGCTCACCGTCTTGTCACGATTCAGAGGGCGGATCAGATACTCGTTATGGATGATGGGAAGCTTATTGAGCAAGGGACACATGGTCAATTGATCGAACTTGATGGCTTGTATGGCTCAATGTGGCATAAGAGTCAAAATGCGCAAAAGTGGTCAATGACTAATAAAGCAAAGAATGAGGAGATGGATTGTGCTTAATCAAATAATGCGTTTATCTGGTTGCTCGATGGCAACGATTGGGAAAAATATAGCCGTCGCGATAGCAGATGCGGTCACTATGATTGTGCCAAATTTTTGTGTGTTCTTTATTCTTGCCGAAATGTTGGATCCAACGCCATCTAAAAATCACCTTATTTTTTACAGTTTTCTCATTGTGGGTTGCTTGTTTGTTCGATTGATTGCAGTGAAATTGACTTTCACTACACACAGTGAATTTAGTAGCCGTTCGGGTTATGAAATGCGGAAAGATATGATGAAAAAACTCACCCGCATTCCTTTAGGTTCATTACTCTCTATGGATTTAGGAACCCTTAATAATACCTTATTAAAAGACGTTGAATTTACAGAGCATACATTATCACACGTTATTAGCTATGTGCTTGGTATTGCCTGTGTGCTTGTTTTGTTAATGATGGGTCTATTCATGTTTGATTGGCGTTTGGCGTTGAGCATGCTTATTGGTTTTCCTGTCGCAATAGCCATGTTTGTGTTCTTGTCTCGTTTAAGTCAAGAGGGCAAAGGCAAACTGTTTCGAACCGCAGATAAATTGAGCAGTGCAATATTCGAGTACATTATGGGAATACGAGTACTTAGAGCGTACGGACAAGCTGATGGAGAGTTTCTAGAACTTGATGAAAAAATGAAAAGTGCGCGAGATGCTCACTTAAAATACGAAATGAGAGCCAGTTTGGCCCCAGCCACGTTCATTATTTTTTCTGAGGCAGGCTTTGCCAGTTTGATCATGTTTGGGCTTTATTCCATATGGACAGAAACGCTCTCTATTACTGTTTTTTTGTTGTTCTTACTTGTCTCAATGCAATTC
This Vibrio gallaecicus DNA region includes the following protein-coding sequences:
- a CDS encoding acyl-CoA desaturase, whose amino-acid sequence is MKPTQTQPTERPPLIWLNIFIFSFSMLLAVVAAPIYGYFNGYGMEHWIWLAICFSFCNLSITTGYHRLWSHKAFEAHSSLRFLFALGGAFALQNSALHWSSDHRVHHKHVDNNDKDPYSAKRGFWYSHIGWMLRNYKTAATDDYANCRDLKKDKVLMWQHKYYVPLALIMNFGVPIGLGIIHGDVIGMLLIVGAVRLVLNHHTTFFINSLAHIWGSQPFTDKNTARDNGILAFLTFGEGYHNFHHIFENDYRNGIYWWQYDPTKWVIKLSSWFGLATKLRVTPQARIEKAEASMLLKVTQEKIMHRADKQQISEKLQLEFDALVSNMNEYYAVKKQLLESKREDVVKKYEHSLLKVRYQQIKMNFEQQKKNWVMTVEQYA
- a CDS encoding GNAT family N-acetyltransferase translates to MEIRVAEYKDYERIAQLHADSWKKYYRGILADEYLDNDVLDDRSVIWQTRLINPPFNQHVLLLEEGGLLIGFVCAFGNHSFERGTFIDALHVDSNFRGRGAGKRLLAELTDWLQHYFNDSGLYLEVMSANTQAVDFYQSIGGKEELEQVWNAPCGSQVNEKVYSWASPSDLAVKTKQVEFSE
- the ylqF gene encoding ribosome biogenesis GTPase YlqF, producing the protein MSIQWFPGHMHKARKEIEEVIPKIDVIIEVLDARIPFSSENPMIADIKADKPVVKVLNKRDLADPELTQMWIEHFEKEQGVKAIAITTSNKDEVNHVMELVRKLAPHREQMGKNIRTMIMGIPNVGKSTIINCLAGRTIAVTGNQPAVTRRQQRINLQNGVILSDTPGILWPKVENPHSGFRLAATGAVKDTAMEYDEVAFYTVEYLAKQYPHLLQERYQIEDLPESDIELMEAIGRKRGALRAGGHIDIHKCSEILLHELRNGTLGKVTLELPEMITHELVEVEKAAALKAEQQIKKKEERRKRYLKNKR
- a CDS encoding TonB-dependent receptor: MNNFTVVVAAIAGLFGTLPAIAIENVDETMIVQAARVDKDIKDIPQSMDFLTSEDMETQRYRTVADAIKSIPNMSMSDIAGDYNYVQVRGLPRNLEQANVPIYVDGVPQTSLYGLNLSLVDVESIEFLRGPQGNIYGSNARDGIIVITTKKPDNESTARVKLSVANYNEKSAQVLASSALIEDQLSAKIAVNHLERDGFVKNTHLGKSVDDKKQNNIAISLYWTPSEDWSATLYMDYGEIDGGAYPYVPESSKPNRGDDLKTAFDVEGVFDQTSKGMALNVDWNLTPEWTLSSVSGYRKIDTFGRFDADLAVTADAASTLVDTWIREKDYFQEVRLASTPNELPIDWIVGAAYYKVTEDNNNQAAMKESNMALTKTAGDFERDTYTAYVDAIWRFTPTWSLNLGARYTKENYEIDSSFYNMFLNPAQTQDDYKTDYSEFMPKVALSKDFGRDHTIYASYGEGLLSGGGSWMAEETTAAGERLGYGKTYAPETSKVVEVGYKSYWLDRTVMTNINLFDARVENFQYAYPDAGGNTRIASIQEVRSQGIEGSISALLTDAWQAALRFGFNDAKITQVDGYTGASMAEGNRVPYAPEHNVHFETTYFADINDDWSFTPSMSMGYFGEVAQDGRGEKFQKPYLVVNANLDFSYRDDYSIRLWGANLTDERYQTYSVKWGSSNYSTYGEPLRFGVDLEAKF
- a CDS encoding ABC transporter ATP-binding protein — protein: MQQADSHPLKWLFNQCKAQQWMLWLAILFSLTAAVLALGPYYVVYLIVDKLIAGIGWDQLWSLSIIALSIMVARYLSLLMSVYLSHHCAFQIQYNIRRSAISRLSKTRLGFFSQKNSGELKKNLTEDIDRIEVFIAHQLPDLVSSFIIPLATFILLMVIDTRMALIALVPIPLAIICQAVLFKDYKSKAEQYHESVEKLNSSVTEFIRAMPVVRLFGIGDRSYNQLDNDIQNHKKYIESWTKSAGWPFALFKIVLSSGLVFLVPSGLYFWFQGSLSVSSFLLCILLGVGMLEPLFNLTLLSTYLGQVFEGVARLIKIVNLPELEGIASQPEIRHHDIEFNSVDFCYEEQQRKAISNVSFTLPSGSLTAIVGPSGAGKTTLASLLAGFWPLTGGDILIGGLLLSKMSEAKRMDTMAMVYQDSFVFTQSVSSNLSMGKHYSMEAIVAAAKAANAHDFICQLPNGYDTVIGQDTRLSGGQKQRLSIARAILKDAPIIILDEPTSNSDATNQKLIQNALNKLIVGKTVIIIAHRLVTIQRADQILVMDDGKLIEQGTHGQLIELDGLYGSMWHKSQNAQKWSMTNKAKNEEMDCA